The following coding sequences lie in one Methylotuvimicrobium alcaliphilum 20Z genomic window:
- a CDS encoding cupredoxin domain-containing protein, producing MRFGFFSIVATSFMLASTVLQAKEYEEHNNMMDHGGGHLMDMGGGMVMGQNTDTLPGGCDKIVATKEITVRAGHQYAEKFPGRMFAFDTQEFQFEPCTKLTVNFINDDNVRHQWMMHGLPKYLYPKGMFHLEVTGPGKISGTLILPPGDKTYLVHCDIAQHMEKGMKAQLKVGKGAGDLPSIPGVTPYVIQDSYEVSPILDNPIQSQDAASATSSNTASQESSSWFSGVMVIGLAIGLLVSPLLAKKFKGMSFSEGVSYVFELIGSILGFIYRLFSKVLQSVLSGKNKVLPEK from the coding sequence ATGAGGTTTGGATTTTTCTCAATTGTTGCTACAAGTTTTATGTTGGCATCAACGGTGCTTCAGGCAAAGGAGTATGAAGAGCACAACAATATGATGGATCACGGTGGCGGCCATCTGATGGATATGGGCGGTGGAATGGTAATGGGGCAAAATACGGATACCTTGCCCGGTGGCTGCGATAAAATTGTTGCAACTAAGGAGATTACAGTTCGCGCGGGACATCAATATGCCGAAAAATTTCCGGGACGAATGTTTGCATTCGATACGCAGGAGTTTCAGTTCGAGCCCTGCACCAAATTGACGGTTAATTTCATTAACGATGACAATGTTCGACATCAATGGATGATGCATGGCTTGCCCAAATATTTGTATCCGAAAGGCATGTTTCATTTGGAGGTAACCGGTCCCGGAAAAATATCGGGTACATTAATTTTACCGCCTGGAGACAAGACCTATTTAGTACACTGCGATATCGCCCAGCACATGGAGAAAGGAATGAAGGCGCAGTTGAAAGTAGGTAAGGGCGCTGGGGATTTGCCTAGTATCCCAGGCGTGACTCCCTATGTGATTCAGGATAGTTACGAAGTTTCTCCAATTCTTGATAATCCGATTCAGTCCCAAGACGCTGCCTCGGCAACATCAAGCAACACAGCTTCGCAAGAGAGTAGCTCATGGTTTTCCGGGGTTATGGTGATCGGTTTGGCGATTGGTTTGTTGGTTTCGCCTTTATTAGCAAAAAAATTCAAAGGGATGAGTTTTTCCGAAGGTGTTTCTTATGTATTTGAGTTGATCGGCAGTATATTAGGTTTTATATACAGACTTTTTTCCAAGGTGCTACAGTCCGTCCTTTCAGGAAAAAATAAAGTATTGCCTGAGAAATAA
- a CDS encoding YqaA family protein, which yields MQEDFLGLAGLFFSAFISSTIAPGGSEAVLALMVSEHQDQVVLLVGIATIGNTLGALTTWFLGYLAAKKYPIESLLETKKQKAIMWVRKWGQWSLLFSWLPVIGDGFCFAGGWLKLSLYSSIVFIFVGKLVRYAAISWMFAGN from the coding sequence ATGCAGGAAGATTTTCTAGGGTTGGCGGGCTTATTTTTTAGTGCCTTTATATCGTCGACGATTGCTCCAGGCGGCTCTGAAGCCGTACTGGCTCTAATGGTGTCGGAACACCAAGATCAAGTGGTACTATTAGTCGGAATTGCGACGATCGGCAATACTTTAGGTGCTTTAACAACGTGGTTTTTAGGATATTTAGCGGCAAAGAAATATCCTATCGAGTCATTGTTAGAGACTAAAAAACAAAAAGCGATAATGTGGGTTAGAAAATGGGGGCAATGGTCGCTTTTATTTTCATGGTTGCCGGTTATCGGAGATGGGTTTTGTTTTGCCGGAGGATGGTTAAAATTATCTTTGTATTCATCTATAGTATTCATTTTTGTTGGAAAATTAGTTCGATATGCGGCGATTTCCTGGATGTTCGCGGGAAATTAA